In the Primulina eburnea isolate SZY01 chromosome 15, ASM2296580v1, whole genome shotgun sequence genome, ATGTTCTAATTAGTTCTGCTTGAATTCAGAAATGTCGTTGCCAGCTCTACCTACATCAAAAACTTTGGGTAATCCTGGTGCGTGATTCTGTTGAGCATGAGACATTTAGTTTATATGTTATGTAAACAAATCGAGCTTTAACCGATCATTTATAATTTTTCAAGCACACGCATAGGCTCAGTTATTCGAGCTTGTGCACCACTCATCGAGTGGCAATTACTTGCTCAATGAAGTATACTGTAATCTATCAAGTAGTTATTCGTTCATTTTTTGAAAGCGACGGCTTCATTGTCCTGTGATGCAGGTTGGCCTGGCGGTGGGGTGAATCTACTTGTACCCATTTTTTGGACTTTTGTTATCAGTACATTACTGCTCTAGAGGGATTGCTTAGCTGAGAATTGTAGGGGTGGTTTAGAGTTACCGAGGAACTGTCGCTGCTTCCGTGTATATCCGGGCATCgatcatgtatatcatatctttctttttctttgggggttattttttaatgttaattttatttatttttttaatgatgtTTTGTGTAATTTGAAGGATTGGAGAATGTGGTTTTCTCTGGGAAGATGATAGACCTTATGATGGTCATGGTGCATAATTAATTTTCAGGAAATTCCTACGTATAATACAGCCGCACACTGACAGAATATTGGAAGAACATGGGTGATTTTGAAGTGGAAAATAGTTGATGGAATAAATATCTTTCTTTTGCTAAATAAAGTAAGGGAAATTGAATACAATCTtggaaatttatattttaaaaattgatattagtCTCTTATTTTTCAAAGTTCAGCATTTCTAGTCATTTTCGTAATAGTTTTCATGCGGTGTTACGCATGTGAGATTCAGTTTCATGTCAACAGCAGATCAGTCTTATGTTAACGTCATGTTCAAAAGaaccaagaaaaaaaatatatatatatatatatagcatgtTGAAATGATTATTTCATATTTGAcaacataaaaacaaaaaattgtaAATATGTAAATATTCCGAATTTAAATGGCGATTTTCTTaggaataaaaaaattaacaaaaaaagaATAGAAATGGTAAGCATGGAAAATGCAATTATTCCATGaattaaatacaaaaaaatttcaTGTAATTGACACGATCTATCATACAACCTAAATCTCATATAATAAAATCATTGCCAGATACACACCAAATTTTAGGCAGAAAAAGCCAAACAAGTCCCaacaattaattattaattacttgcttaaaaaaggaaagaaaaaaaatacactACTCGAGGAAAACGAAAAAGAAAACGATCAAAATCAAAGAAACGGTCTTCGTGGGTTAATGGCTTCTCAGTTCATACACCGTCTGATCTCTGTTCATCGGAGATCGCTTTGGCCCTTCAGGTACATTGTGTTTCCTTCCCCTGCTCCTTCTCCGTCGAATGAGTATCCCTTGAATTTCCTCCagatttgtttgtgtcagaaGCAGCTGAGCATAATCGGAATTCTCGTGTTCAATGTTGGATGTTTGATATCTGATGCCGATTTTGTTTGTCGATTTGTTTTTGCTATCGAAATCAGATGTTTGATGTCTATTCTTATGCAATTTTGTTATTTGCGAGGTTTTATCGTACTGATGTGCTCTTGGGATTTGTGAACGAGTTAACTGATTTTTGAGATTGTATACAGAGAGTGAGCGGCCTATGGATTGGATATCTGTGTGTATGATAAAAGTGGCGTGTAGGGGTTTTGGTGAATGGTGATGTCTTTTTTCGGTGACGAGAAGCAATGGAAATGTGGAAATGGAGGAGCTGTGAATTTGCAGAGAGTGAGCTCAATTGTTCGCGATATTGGGGaaccttgtcttcatcaaccACAAATAAAGGTTGTGATAGCAGTAAGAAACCTCAGCTCCTCCCTTTTTTTGGTACTTCCTCCCATCTATCAAATATCTATTTAATGCCTGTTCAAGTGATTAGATGTTAAAAGTTGTGAATTCTTTATCTATCTTCTCTTTGAATGGGACGGTACATACACCTCGATTAttggtttttaaaaaacatgTGAAATATGTAGAATGCATCTTAATGCTATGTATCTTTCTAACTCTATGCTTTTAAAAGGTTGTGCAGTCAACATAATAGGCTATTGGTCGATAAATCTCATTGTTCTGCACGCATGCACTTGTTTGTGTGTTAGTTTTCTTTTTAGGGCACTGGAGGGACTATATTGAACTCTGGAGTGAGGCAAAATCGGATGGGGGTGGGGTGATGAAGTAGGACATGGGAGGTGATAGCATAGGATTAGGGAGAGAAGCAATACCCATTTTTTATCGGGGGGGAGGGAGGGGGGGTTTGGACGAAGTTTGTTTCTTGCGAAATTagatataaaagtttatttattttttattttatctgcACCTTGGTGGGTGGATGTTGGGGTGGGGGGTGGGTGGGAGTTGGCTCTTTACCCCATGAGTATTATTCTACTTATGTGTGATTACTGCTTTGCAAGCTGATAATTGAAAGAAGTCAATGAATGGCCTTACGAGTATTACTTAAGTTTTTTCTTGActaaattatacaaatacaatGTTAAAGGAATTATGAAGTAGaatctggatggacaaagtgaagATAATTCTTGAGAAAATAAACAAGTTACTACTTTTGTTTTGTACAGATTCTGTTTGTAACCTTTTATTAATCCTTGGATGCTTATCTTGGTGTCTTCATTATGTGAGTGCTACTTCAGTACTTCTGTTGAATATTGATCTCCAGCTAAAATGGCTGGGCCAATTCTGAATTGTTACAGAtatcaaatgctaaataattCAAAGATATATTGGAGTGGGGTTCGAAGTTTGCTTAAGCATGTTTTGTCTTTTTGCAACCGAATGAAATATTTGGATAGATCTTTAGGAAGCTATAATTTCATAAAACCTATTTCTGTACTGAAAGGAAATTTCTTAAAATAGATATTTAGAATGTTTGAAATTATCAAACCTTTTCTCCTTGTTTTGATCCACAGATAAGCAAAATGCTTAAGCCAGATAAGTGGCAGGCGGCTTTTGATGGTGATGGAAAGATTTTGGGTTTCCAGAGAGTGCTTAAATCAATTATTTTGGGGGTACATGCTTTAATTGCAAgtttgtattttatattttgattttcttGGTTCTCTGATGACAAATATTTAAGTTCTGCTTTGCATAGTTACTGCATTAACTCTTATATCATTGGTCTAATCACTGCTCTCTCGCTCTTCATGCTTATTTATTATTCACTGCTTTAACTAGATGCAGTTATTGCTTGATCGCTCAACTCTTTGTGGTCCTCCTGTAGTGGATCATAATATGATTTTTTCGTCTCCAATATATTTTTCTGCGTGCTTGACAATGTTTGTCTTTAACATAAAGTGGTTAACAAATGAAGCAAGCATTGTTATCAAGCTACATTATAGAGGCTATTTTGTGATACCTAGTCCTTGGCATCCTTCTTTTGGGCCCCGAGTTCTTTACAGTTGCACACACAATTAATctattttgaaatttattttgaagtttCTGCTTGTTTTATTTTACATTACGCTCATATGaatgatgaaatatttataCTATATTGTTAAGTAAGAAGGGTGTAGAGTAATTATCGATTGGTCTtttgcttctttttttttatataaatttccTAAATTACCCTTTTCTTTAATTATCAATAGAATATTAATAGGTtttgaaattattaatttattacgTAATTTAtgagttttcattttttaattattagtaaattatatataattctAATTTTAGAAGAACTATTAGCAATTCATTCTGCACATAAGATACTACGAGAATATAACGTATGTGCTCTGGTGATTAGTCTTAAGGAAGCTAGAGAATACCAATAACATAGAGTACCAAATGCTATTTTCTTGGCATACTTCCCTTTATCCATCTCGCCATCTAGATGATGAGCACACATGCCCTCATCAACTGTTAAAACGTAGAATTTACGATATGGTAATAACCGGctatcttttaaatttttttctggGATATGTCGAACTTATCATGTTTTCATAAAATTGCACGTGCTATTTTGTATGGTTTTGTCTAATTAATGCACTTATAGAACCAGATAAGGCGGATCTGTTTTTTATTCTTGGTATACTTTGCTGATTGTTATGATGTAGTTGATTGGACTTTGGTACACTTATAGGTATTTTTGTTTGACGAAAAATTTAACTACAATATATTTTCTTAATAGTGAGGAAAAAGGTTTTTTATCCTATCCACAGTACAGAAAAACAACTCAAGTAtgacaattaaaattaaaactcTTTTGCATATCAGGGTGTTGATCCATCCATAAGGGCAGAAGTCTGGGAATTTCTTTTGGGCTGTTACGCTTTGAGTAGCACTACCGAATATCGAAGGCAATTAAGGACAGCCAGGAGGTAATGGACTTGGCCATTCTATTCGTATCTATTATTGGAAAGATTCTATCCTCTTGTTGTGGTtcctctgcctgaaattaaccTTGATATAACCTGGTTTATGAGTTCCAGTCATCTGTTGTTTGCTGTTGATATAGCATGTAGTGTTATAAAAATCTTGTTCTAGCTAGTTGAACAAATAAAAAGAATCTTTGTTATTGCAAAGTGTGGGTTTGGGCTGGCCACGGGGATGGTGACATGTCCAAATCAAGCTTCTTTTAAGGCCACTAAATTTTTTGGCGAGGTCCGTACGATACAAAATCAGCCAAATGCTCCGACTCTGCATCACATAGGATGTCTTGATGGTACTGGGTGGTTGCCAGTATCCATAGTCAGTTTACATTTAGTGCCTTGAGGGAGATGAAATTTAAAGGGTATGAATGAGTAGGTTTTGATTTCTTTGATCAGAGTATTTTAACTTTATTCTTATTAGGCTTTTGTTTGTTatcttttcttttaaatttcGATTTCGTTCACTAAGTGATACTTCTTATGCACTTTCTTTAGAAAATACATTTGTTTTTGAATTATTGATCTAATGAGTCATTGCAAATTGATTAACTGCTGCAGGGAACGCTACCAAGATCTTGTTAGGCAATGCCAAATGATGCACTCTAGCGTAGGAACTGGTTCTCTAGCCTATGTTGTAGGATCTAAAGTTATGGACATGAGGGCAAGTTCGAAAGATGAAGGGCGAAGGGATGCTGAAGTTCAAATTGGACGAATTTCTGAAACTAGTGCAAGCAAAAAAGACAGCAACGGTTTTTTGGATAGCAGATCTAGAGATAAATCATATTCATGTTGCAAAGAAAGCTCAAGTGATTCTGGTGACCTTGTAAGTATGCGAGGAAGCACCATGGGAGGTGCATATGATTCCTCTGGTCTTCTATGTTCTCCAGATCCATGCAACTGCAGTTCCCAATGTGTATATAAGACATCTGGGTCAAAATATGACGAAGGAAGTTACTTGGATTTCCCTGCGTTGCCTGTaacaaatttatttgaaaatagtAAGAAAGATAGAAAAGGACTCAGATTATGTGAGGATAATTGTTCCTCAAGACGTAAACTGACATATGAAGTTGAACATATGCATAGTTTTCAGATTAGCAATAATGCAGATCTTGTTGTGGAAACAGATGTTTTTCCAGCTAGCGATGTCTCACTATTTTCTGGTGCTAAAAGGGAAAGTAGTCATCATCTTGATTTTCACGAGTCTCTTTCTCAGTTAAATAATTCAGAATATGAAACAGAGATGCTTGACAGCCTTAGAATATCAGATGCACCTGAAACACCAATCACAAATGGAACCACATCTCAAGCACAGGCAGCCAGTGAAGACAGAGTATCTGATTGGCTTTGGACGCTGCACCGAATAGGTGAACTAGTGATTTGTTTTACACAACAATTATGTGAACTCGTTTCATGTTGTATCTTATTACTGTGGTAAAAGTACATTTTATTTGCAGTTGTTGATGTGGTCAGAACGGATAATCATCTCGAGTTCTATGAGGACACAAAAAATTTGGCTCGCATGTCAGATATTCTTGCCGTCTGTGCCTGGGTGGATCCTGAAACTGGATACTGCCAAGGTTGTACCTTTTCTTTTGTTATGAAACTTTGTCCGATTATTGTGTGTCTCGCTGATGCATTGGCGTGGACATTGATATTGGATTTTATTGAACGTGCAGGTATGAGTGATTTATTGTCTCCCTTTGTTGTTCTTTTTGAGGATAATGCTGATGCCTTTTGGTGTTTTGAGATGCTTTTGAGGAGAATGGTATGTGTGCATGTAAATCTGGGTTTTGCCGACCTTTGTAATTGAGTTGCTAAAACTCAATATCTGTAACTCTTCAGCGCGAAAACTTTAAGATGGAAGGGCCAACTGGTGTCATGAAGCAGTTGCAAGTACTCTGGCATGTATTAGAACTTACGGATAGGGAGATGTTCTCTCACCTAGCAGAAATAGGTGCTGAAAGCCTTCATTTTGCCTTCCGTATGCTGCTGGTTCTATTTCGCAGGGAGTTAACTTTCACTGAAGCACTTTGTATGTGGGAGGTTTGTGCTGTAAATTGATCTTATTTGTTTTTAGCCAATCTATGACAAATACTTTCTACTGAGTTAGTTCTGTAATCCAGGCTCCGATATTTCAATAGTTTCATTGTAGCATAGGTTAAGAGGCAGTCAGTATAGCTACAGTTAAGATAAGTATGCTAACTATTGAAAGCAAAATGTTCGCTGAAAAAGTTGTGAAATAATCTAATTTCTCTGAATCAAGGGTATATTAGAAGACTAATCACACGGTTTAAGCTGCAGATATGAAGTTGTCTACGCTTTTACCTCATGAATTCTCGTTGACTTACTAATATAATCAGAAATATCGACTATTTGTCTATTTCTTATGTTGATTTTTTTCCCACTGGATTTAAAACTGTAGATGATATGGGCGGCTGATTTCGATCCATCCTTTACCTGTCATCTGGATGAGAACTGTCCAGAACTATTGGCTATTCAGTTATCCAAGGAAACAGAGGCTGAATTGGGAGAAGAAAGCATTGATAGTAATGGTGGTGTTCCAAAGAGTTCTCCAATAAAACCTGGTGTGGAATGCTCCATCTCCGACAGCACCGGAATGAGATCTACATCAGCTAGACCATTTTGCGGATTGACTAAACCTCTTTGGTCAAAGAATGACCGCTTGCAGATTCATACGGTTATATCATCTGCAAGAAGTGGTGACGAATTGCCTGTTTTTTGTGTAGCTGCCATTCTCATTACGAATCGTCAGAAAATTATCAGAGAAACGCATTCAATTGATGACCTAATAAAGGCAGGTGGATTATAGTTTGTTGTCTGAACCAGTACTGCAATTTTTGAGTACCGGTTTTTGATAATGTCTCAAAACTGATATTTTGGTCTTTCCTCATACTTGCTTAACTAAACTTATGCACGATTCATGATAGTAAAAAGAGTTGACATAATTTTCCTGAGATTAAGATCGAGAGCATCTTTTTTCCTCTCATTAATACTTATCAAATACTTGGTTAGAGGTTGTTGGCCTATTTAGTTTGATTAGCTAAATTCCACAAACGTATTCACTAGCCCATTTACAAATCTTTAGTCCCATGCTGCATTTTTAAACTAATTTCTTTTACATTTGTTAGAGAGGTTGGACCCAAAAGGTCTGTTTTTGTAGGATTATCGCCATAATTTGCTCGAGATGATTTTAGAATGATTATGCATTCCTATCATAAGTATCATGCTGTAGTTTTTCGGTTTTGCTGATCTGGAACCTGAACTGATTTTTGGATTCCATTGTTGGCTTGTGACTGTGCAACATACCTAGTGTATGCGATCACTCACTCATCTCCATCTTTTCTCTCTAAAAACACTTATCTTATTCTAATACATTTTGCAGATATTCAATGATAATATTTTAAAGATCAGAGTCAAGAGATGCATACGTACCGCCATCAAACTGCGAAAGAAGTACCTTTACAAGGTTAATTTTCAAATTAACTTTATCCTTTTCCTATCTTGCAATATTTTTTTGAATCTGGAATGATTATGTCAAGAATTTTCATTCATATTTGCTTTGGAACACCTACTAGTTGAAATCCATAGAGCTTATTGTATATCACCATTGGAATACACTGTTAAGTgctatttgatatttttttttggcTTCTCTTACCTGAATTAGTAAATCAATGCCGTGTCTAATTATCAGTACACATTTGATGTTAACAAATAAGATTATATAAACCCAAATAAGTTTGAGGCTTGTCTAATTTTTGATTCATTTCTCATAAGATATATATTTTTACAAGCTACATCTCAATTAAATCCCATAATAGATATACAATTCAATTTAAGCTTAAAATCGTTTGACCATTCCATATAATAGTACTCTCAGTTTAAGTCATGCTACGAACCCATTATGAATTTTAAAACTCAATCTTTGAAGAAGTTACCTAAgaataaaaaagtaaaaaaactaGCATTTTCTGATACGTTCCCTCGTGGACGTGACACAT is a window encoding:
- the LOC140813758 gene encoding rab GTPase-activating protein 22 isoform X4, coding for MVMSFFGDEKQWKCGNGGAVNLQRVSSIVRDIGEPCLHQPQIKVVIAVRNLSSSLFLISKMLKPDKWQAAFDGDGKILGFQRVLKSIILGGVDPSIRAEVWEFLLGCYALSSTTEYRRQLRTARRERYQDLVRQCQMMHSSVGTGSLAYVVGSKVMDMRASSKDEGRRDAEVQIGRISETSASKKDSNGFLDSRSRDKSYSCCKESSSDSGDLVSMRGSTMGGAYDSSGLLCSPDPCNCSSQCVYKTSGSKYDEGSYLDFPALPVTNLFENSKKDRKGLRLCEDNCSSRRKLTYEVEHMHSFQISNNADLVVETDVFPASDVSLFSGAKRESSHHLDFHESLSQLNNSEYETEMLDSLRISDAPETPITNGTTSQAQAASEDRVSDWLWTLHRIVVDVVRTDNHLEFYEDTKNLARMSDILAVCAWVDPETGYCQGMSDLLSPFVVLFEDNADAFWCFEMLLRRMRENFKMEGPTGVMKQLQVLWHVLELTDREMFSHLAEIGAESLHFAFRMLLVLFRRELTFTEALCMWEMIWAADFDPSFTCHLDENCPELLAIQLSKETEAELGEESIDSNGGVPKSSPIKPGVECSISDSTGMRSTSARPFCGLTKPLWSKNDRLQIHTVISSARSGDELPVFCVAAILITNRQKIIRETHSIDDLIKADIQ
- the LOC140813758 gene encoding rab GTPase-activating protein 22 isoform X2; the encoded protein is MVMSFFGDEKQWKCGNGGAVNLQRVSSIVRDIGEPCLHQPQIKVVIAISKMLKPDKWQAAFDGDGKILGFQRVLKSIILGGVDPSIRAEVWEFLLGCYALSSTTEYRRQLRTARRERYQDLVRQCQMMHSSVGTGSLAYVVGSKVMDMRASSKDEGRRDAEVQIGRISETSASKKDSNGFLDSRSRDKSYSCCKESSSDSGDLVSMRGSTMGGAYDSSGLLCSPDPCNCSSQCVYKTSGSKYDEGSYLDFPALPVTNLFENSKKDRKGLRLCEDNCSSRRKLTYEVEHMHSFQISNNADLVVETDVFPASDVSLFSGAKRESSHHLDFHESLSQLNNSEYETEMLDSLRISDAPETPITNGTTSQAQAASEDRVSDWLWTLHRIVVDVVRTDNHLEFYEDTKNLARMSDILAVCAWVDPETGYCQGMSDLLSPFVVLFEDNADAFWCFEMLLRRMRENFKMEGPTGVMKQLQVLWHVLELTDREMFSHLAEIGAESLHFAFRMLLVLFRRELTFTEALCMWEMIWAADFDPSFTCHLDENCPELLAIQLSKETEAELGEESIDSNGGVPKSSPIKPGVECSISDSTGMRSTSARPFCGLTKPLWSKNDRLQIHTVISSARSGDELPVFCVAAILITNRQKIIRETHSIDDLIKIFNDNILKIRVKRCIRTAIKLRKKYLYKLIRNGPAPQNNS
- the LOC140813758 gene encoding uncharacterized protein isoform X1, with translation MVMSFFGDEKQWKCGNGGAVNLQRVSSIVRDIGEPCLHQPQIKVVIAVRNLSSSLFLISKMLKPDKWQAAFDGDGKILGFQRVLKSIILGGVDPSIRAEVWEFLLGCYALSSTTEYRRQLRTARRERYQDLVRQCQMMHSSVGTGSLAYVVGSKVMDMRASSKDEGRRDAEVQIGRISETSASKKDSNGFLDSRSRDKSYSCCKESSSDSGDLVSMRGSTMGGAYDSSGLLCSPDPCNCSSQCVYKTSGSKYDEGSYLDFPALPVTNLFENSKKDRKGLRLCEDNCSSRRKLTYEVEHMHSFQISNNADLVVETDVFPASDVSLFSGAKRESSHHLDFHESLSQLNNSEYETEMLDSLRISDAPETPITNGTTSQAQAASEDRVSDWLWTLHRIVVDVVRTDNHLEFYEDTKNLARMSDILAVCAWVDPETGYCQGMSDLLSPFVVLFEDNADAFWCFEMLLRRMRENFKMEGPTGVMKQLQVLWHVLELTDREMFSHLAEIGAESLHFAFRMLLVLFRRELTFTEALCMWEMIWAADFDPSFTCHLDENCPELLAIQLSKETEAELGEESIDSNGGVPKSSPIKPGVECSISDSTGMRSTSARPFCGLTKPLWSKNDRLQIHTVISSARSGDELPVFCVAAILITNRQKIIRETHSIDDLIKIFNDNILKIRVKRCIRTAIKLRKKYLYKLIRNGPAPQNNS
- the LOC140813758 gene encoding rab GTPase-activating protein 22 isoform X3 encodes the protein MVMSFFGDEKQWKCGNGGAVNLQRVSSIVRDIGEPCLHQPQIKISKMLKPDKWQAAFDGDGKILGFQRVLKSIILGGVDPSIRAEVWEFLLGCYALSSTTEYRRQLRTARRERYQDLVRQCQMMHSSVGTGSLAYVVGSKVMDMRASSKDEGRRDAEVQIGRISETSASKKDSNGFLDSRSRDKSYSCCKESSSDSGDLVSMRGSTMGGAYDSSGLLCSPDPCNCSSQCVYKTSGSKYDEGSYLDFPALPVTNLFENSKKDRKGLRLCEDNCSSRRKLTYEVEHMHSFQISNNADLVVETDVFPASDVSLFSGAKRESSHHLDFHESLSQLNNSEYETEMLDSLRISDAPETPITNGTTSQAQAASEDRVSDWLWTLHRIVVDVVRTDNHLEFYEDTKNLARMSDILAVCAWVDPETGYCQGMSDLLSPFVVLFEDNADAFWCFEMLLRRMRENFKMEGPTGVMKQLQVLWHVLELTDREMFSHLAEIGAESLHFAFRMLLVLFRRELTFTEALCMWEMIWAADFDPSFTCHLDENCPELLAIQLSKETEAELGEESIDSNGGVPKSSPIKPGVECSISDSTGMRSTSARPFCGLTKPLWSKNDRLQIHTVISSARSGDELPVFCVAAILITNRQKIIRETHSIDDLIKIFNDNILKIRVKRCIRTAIKLRKKYLYKLIRNGPAPQNNS